One Kitasatospora sp. NBC_01266 genomic window carries:
- a CDS encoding nicotinamide mononucleotide transporter family protein: MNWLNSVAFSIFGEHVKWTDMIGNLLGLGALALGWRRSIWSWPTQLLSGVVLFGAFASGHLSGLAGKQVIVMVTAVWGWFQWQRGRRDTGEVQVRFASWTERAVLVGATALATVGVALLFTHYSWMSWSPWSDAYIFTGTLAAMVAQARGWVEFWIAWIAVDVVGVPLAFNNGYAFSGLTYCIYFVLVLLGLRAWWLRSRVTRPTPTSTLQGATA; encoded by the coding sequence GTGAACTGGCTCAACAGTGTCGCCTTCTCGATATTCGGCGAGCACGTGAAGTGGACCGACATGATCGGCAACCTGCTGGGCCTGGGCGCGCTGGCGCTCGGCTGGCGGCGCTCGATCTGGAGCTGGCCCACCCAACTCCTGTCCGGCGTCGTGCTGTTCGGCGCCTTCGCGTCGGGCCACCTGTCCGGGCTCGCGGGTAAGCAGGTGATCGTGATGGTCACCGCCGTCTGGGGCTGGTTCCAGTGGCAGCGTGGGCGCCGCGACACCGGCGAGGTCCAGGTGCGGTTCGCCAGTTGGACCGAACGCGCGGTCCTGGTCGGCGCCACCGCGCTGGCCACGGTGGGTGTGGCCCTGCTCTTCACCCACTACTCCTGGATGTCCTGGAGCCCGTGGTCGGACGCCTACATCTTCACCGGCACCCTGGCGGCGATGGTCGCCCAGGCCCGGGGCTGGGTGGAGTTCTGGATCGCCTGGATCGCCGTCGACGTGGTCGGCGTCCCGCTCGCCTTCAACAACGGCTACGCCTTCTCCGGCCTGACCTACTGCATCTACTTCGTGCTGGTGCTGCTGGGCCTGCGTGCCTGGTGGCTGCGCAGCCGGGTAACCCGTCCGACCCCCACCTCGACCCTGCAGGGAGCAACGGCATGA
- a CDS encoding ester cyclase has translation MTDATDVAAATDPTDAAGRRNAEVVRRYLRVFETRDLAELEEVVAEDVLVHGAGHHVQGRQYPQGSIMTPGLSDCRVRIDDLFAAGDRVTVAFTLTYRHDRTGRDLTMTGVKSYRLQDGVIVEFWGETDLYGLLRQLGLVPEQVPAF, from the coding sequence ATGACCGACGCCACCGACGTTGCCGCCGCCACCGACCCGACCGATGCCGCCGGTCGACGCAACGCCGAAGTGGTGCGCCGCTACCTCCGGGTCTTCGAGACGCGGGATCTCGCCGAGCTCGAGGAGGTCGTCGCCGAGGACGTCCTGGTGCACGGCGCCGGGCACCACGTCCAGGGCCGGCAGTACCCGCAGGGCTCGATCATGACGCCGGGCCTGTCCGACTGCCGGGTCCGCATCGACGATCTCTTCGCCGCCGGGGACCGGGTCACCGTGGCCTTCACCCTGACCTACCGGCACGACCGCACCGGCCGCGACCTGACCATGACGGGCGTCAAGTCCTACCGGCTCCAGGACGGTGTGATCGTCGAGTTCTGGGGTGAGACGGACCTGTACGGTCTGCTCCGCCAGCTCGGCCTGGTGCCCGAGCAGGTTCCGGCCTTCTGA
- a CDS encoding DUF5990 family protein yields MPSPMQLRIEAFDLPGRDCAAGPDFPGFANIHVAVQRRARPSELLDLQPGDAATARWTFDCTATRTGESVELTGPYIQGRPGERFIYLSWGTVDEGGTFTMFRRAKLILGAIEPATVEAALAAGRLVARLGLTDAKGHPLCARVTPPRIAWSAEKAEAAEAAEAAEKAETAQPGA; encoded by the coding sequence ATGCCGTCCCCCATGCAGCTGCGGATCGAAGCCTTCGACCTCCCCGGTCGCGACTGTGCGGCCGGCCCAGACTTCCCGGGGTTCGCGAACATCCACGTCGCGGTCCAGCGCCGCGCTCGCCCGAGCGAGCTGCTCGACCTCCAGCCCGGCGACGCGGCCACCGCTCGGTGGACCTTCGACTGCACCGCGACCCGCACCGGGGAGAGCGTGGAGCTGACCGGTCCGTACATCCAGGGCCGACCGGGTGAGCGGTTCATCTACCTCTCCTGGGGCACGGTGGACGAGGGCGGCACCTTCACCATGTTCCGGCGCGCCAAGCTGATCCTCGGCGCGATCGAACCGGCCACCGTCGAGGCCGCGTTGGCCGCCGGCCGGCTGGTCGCCCGGCTCGGCCTCACCGACGCCAAGGGCCACCCGCTCTGCGCCCGGGTCACGCCGCCGCGGATCGCCTGGTCAGCGGAGAAGGCGGAGGCGGCGGAGGCGGCGGAGGCGGCGGAGAAGGCGGAGACGGCGCAGCCGGGGGCGTAG
- the ribH gene encoding 6,7-dimethyl-8-ribityllumazine synthase, with protein MSGHGAPELTVDNAQDLKVAVIAAQWHTQVMDGLLDGARRALKELGITESTVVRVPGTFELPVAAQRLAERGYHAVIALGVVIRGGTPHFDYVCQAATVGLTEVSVRTGVPVGFGVLTCDNEEQAIDRAGLPGSAEDKGHEAVTAAVATAATLRALG; from the coding sequence GTGAGCGGCCACGGAGCCCCCGAGCTGACCGTCGACAACGCCCAGGACCTGAAGGTCGCGGTGATCGCCGCCCAGTGGCACACCCAGGTGATGGACGGGCTGCTGGACGGCGCCCGGCGCGCCCTGAAGGAGCTGGGCATCACCGAGTCCACCGTCGTGCGGGTGCCCGGCACCTTCGAGCTGCCGGTCGCCGCCCAGCGGCTGGCCGAGCGCGGCTACCACGCGGTGATCGCCCTCGGCGTGGTGATCCGCGGCGGCACCCCGCACTTCGACTACGTCTGCCAGGCGGCCACCGTCGGGCTCACCGAGGTGAGCGTGCGCACCGGCGTGCCGGTCGGCTTCGGCGTGCTGACCTGCGACAACGAGGAGCAGGCGATCGACCGGGCGGGTCTGCCGGGGTCGGCCGAGGACAAGGGCCACGAGGCGGTCACCGCGGCGGTGGCCACCGCGGCCACGCTGCGCGCGCTGGGCTGA
- a CDS encoding bifunctional 3,4-dihydroxy-2-butanone-4-phosphate synthase/GTP cyclohydrolase II, translated as MSGTSMSSTATDLTLDPVERAVADIAAGRAVIVVDDENRENEGDLIFAATAATPELLAFTIRYTSGVICVPVTQADADRLNLPPMTRVNEDRKGTAYTVSVDAREVEATGISAVDRALTVRLLGEPTSTAQDFTRPGHVFPLRAVDGGVLVRPGHTEAGVDLARLAGLPPAAAICEVVNDDGTMARLPELVAFAREHGLAIISIEDLIAYRRRTELHAERVAVTSLPTVHGEFTAVGYRGTIDGTEHIALVAGGLDAAGRLPDGEDVLVRVHSECLTGDVLGSLRCDCGPQLQASLERVAEAGRGVVLYLRGHEGRGIGLGHKLRAYQLQEQGHDTVDANLELGLPADAREYSVAAQMLTDLGVRSLSLLTNNPQKLAALTEHGLKVKGREPIPVQAGEHNLAYLLAKRDRMGHDLPWLVG; from the coding sequence ATGAGCGGCACCAGCATGAGCAGCACTGCCACCGACCTCACCCTCGACCCGGTCGAGCGCGCCGTCGCCGACATCGCGGCGGGCCGCGCCGTGATCGTGGTGGACGACGAGAACCGCGAGAACGAGGGCGACCTGATCTTCGCGGCCACCGCCGCCACGCCCGAACTGCTCGCCTTCACCATCCGGTACACCTCCGGGGTGATCTGCGTGCCGGTCACCCAGGCGGACGCCGACCGGCTCAACCTGCCGCCGATGACCCGGGTGAACGAGGACCGCAAGGGCACGGCCTACACCGTCTCGGTCGACGCCCGCGAGGTGGAGGCGACCGGTATCTCCGCCGTCGATCGCGCGCTGACCGTCCGGCTGCTGGGTGAACCGACCAGCACCGCACAGGACTTCACCCGTCCGGGGCATGTCTTCCCGCTGCGCGCGGTGGACGGCGGGGTGCTGGTCCGCCCGGGTCACACCGAGGCCGGCGTGGACCTGGCCCGGCTCGCGGGGCTGCCCCCGGCCGCCGCGATCTGCGAGGTGGTCAACGACGACGGCACCATGGCCCGGCTGCCCGAGCTGGTCGCCTTCGCCCGCGAGCACGGCCTGGCGATCATCTCGATCGAGGACCTGATCGCCTACCGCCGCCGCACCGAGCTGCACGCGGAGCGCGTCGCGGTCACCAGCCTGCCCACTGTGCACGGCGAGTTCACGGCGGTCGGCTACCGCGGCACGATCGACGGCACCGAGCACATCGCGCTGGTCGCCGGCGGCCTGGATGCTGCCGGGCGGCTGCCGGACGGCGAGGACGTGCTGGTCCGGGTCCACTCCGAGTGCCTGACCGGCGATGTCCTCGGCTCGCTGCGCTGCGACTGCGGCCCGCAGCTGCAGGCCTCGCTGGAGCGGGTGGCCGAGGCGGGCCGGGGCGTGGTGCTCTACCTGCGCGGCCACGAGGGGCGCGGCATCGGCCTGGGCCACAAGCTGCGCGCCTACCAGCTGCAGGAGCAGGGCCACGACACGGTGGACGCCAACCTCGAGCTGGGCCTGCCGGCCGACGCCCGGGAGTACAGCGTCGCCGCCCAGATGCTCACCGACCTCGGGGTCCGCTCGCTGAGCCTGCTCACCAACAACCCGCAGAAGCTGGCCGCGCTCACCGAGCACGGGCTCAAGGTCAAGGGCCGGGAGCCGATCCCGGTGCAGGCGGGCGAGCACAACCTGGCCTACCTGCTGGCCAAGCGCGACCGGATGGGCCACGACCTGCCGTGGCTCGTCGGCTGA
- a CDS encoding CoA transferase, translating into MTRIRTNRPLLRLPGSSVGTAGPLAGVRLVAAGAGVATELAARHLWALGCQLGPRGELRAGEAGRLELGRLSCSIDWAGPVALPLRHETEVQAACGIAQLHGRRYGGPRPLGIDYASAVAAVLAVQGLLAARYALLRGSAVREVRTSVAEAALLTVSHYLSAATVSTAEDRAGDRAVVAAPAGGGAPPFTSRDGVRFEIEALGPGQWLAFWSRLGVADPVIGRGWPPFQLRFATARCRLPIELSLAAAELPYQQLAAVAAGAGLSIVPVRAGGPCGYPAPPWRIARAAEPWPQTVPSPRTGPVRPTGPALSTGLALSTDPALPTSPALPADPPGAPAPTRPLEGVVVVELTRRLSGPLSGRLLALLGAEVVRIEPPGGEPPRPLRSAAGELPARCHPLDHGKRVVQADPRSAEGRRTIRELVGGADVFLHNLAPREDTALGLDAERLLTEQPGLVHARVSAWGELFGDHPPFGSDYLVQAHSGLAALVTPPGHPVTPSLMTITEIFSGLISAEGVLAGLLARAATGFGQRIESSLWSAAVTLLDTATPTATATGTAGRGLRCATVEEVASDPRFAAALGRDGCPLPRSPWEFR; encoded by the coding sequence ATGACCCGGATCCGCACCAACCGGCCGCTACTTCGCTTACCGGGCAGCAGCGTTGGCACGGCCGGCCCGCTCGCCGGGGTCCGACTGGTCGCGGCGGGTGCGGGCGTGGCGACCGAGCTGGCGGCCCGTCACCTGTGGGCCCTGGGCTGCCAGCTGGGACCACGCGGCGAGCTTCGGGCGGGTGAGGCCGGGCGGTTGGAGCTCGGCCGACTGAGCTGCTCGATCGACTGGGCCGGGCCGGTGGCGCTGCCGCTGCGCCACGAGACCGAGGTGCAGGCCGCTTGCGGGATCGCCCAGTTGCACGGCCGGCGCTACGGCGGCCCGCGGCCGCTCGGCATCGACTACGCGAGTGCGGTGGCCGCCGTACTCGCCGTCCAGGGACTGCTGGCCGCCCGGTACGCACTGCTGCGAGGCTCGGCGGTACGCGAGGTGCGTACCTCGGTGGCGGAAGCGGCACTGCTGACGGTCAGTCACTATCTGTCGGCGGCAACGGTGTCCACGGCCGAGGACCGGGCGGGCGATCGGGCTGTGGTCGCCGCACCCGCCGGGGGCGGGGCACCGCCGTTCACCAGTCGCGACGGCGTGCGGTTCGAGATCGAAGCGCTGGGGCCCGGCCAGTGGCTGGCCTTCTGGAGCCGGTTGGGCGTGGCCGACCCGGTGATCGGGCGCGGCTGGCCGCCGTTCCAGCTCCGGTTCGCCACGGCACGCTGTCGACTGCCGATTGAACTGTCACTCGCCGCTGCCGAGTTGCCCTACCAGCAGCTGGCAGCGGTGGCGGCCGGGGCAGGCCTGAGCATTGTCCCGGTGCGGGCCGGCGGCCCCTGCGGCTACCCGGCTCCGCCGTGGCGGATCGCCCGCGCCGCCGAGCCCTGGCCGCAGACCGTGCCGTCACCGCGCACCGGTCCCGTGCGGCCCACCGGTCCGGCCCTGTCCACCGGTCTGGCCCTGTCCACCGATCCTGCCCTGCCGACCAGTCCAGCCCTGCCCGCCGATCCGCCGGGGGCGCCCGCACCGACGCGCCCGCTCGAGGGAGTCGTGGTGGTCGAGCTGACCCGCCGGCTCTCCGGGCCGCTCTCCGGGCGGCTGCTCGCGCTGCTCGGCGCCGAGGTGGTCCGGATCGAGCCGCCCGGTGGCGAGCCGCCGCGCCCGCTGCGGTCGGCGGCCGGCGAGCTCCCGGCCCGCTGCCACCCGCTCGATCACGGTAAGCGGGTGGTCCAGGCGGACCCGCGCTCGGCCGAGGGCCGCCGGACGATCCGCGAACTGGTCGGCGGGGCGGACGTGTTCCTGCACAACCTGGCCCCCCGCGAGGACACGGCGCTGGGGCTGGACGCCGAACGGCTGCTCACCGAGCAGCCGGGGCTGGTGCACGCCCGGGTCTCGGCGTGGGGCGAACTCTTCGGCGACCACCCCCCGTTCGGCAGCGACTACCTGGTCCAGGCGCACAGCGGACTGGCCGCACTGGTCACGCCGCCGGGCCACCCCGTCACCCCGTCGCTGATGACGATCACCGAGATCTTCAGCGGCCTGATCAGCGCCGAGGGCGTCCTGGCGGGCCTGCTGGCGCGGGCGGCCACCGGGTTCGGCCAGCGGATCGAGTCCTCGCTCTGGTCGGCCGCCGTCACCCTGCTGGACACCGCCACCCCCACCGCGACCGCCACCGGCACGGCGGGGCGGGGCCTGCGCTGCGCGACCGTCGAAGAGGTGGCGAGCGACCCGCGCTTCGCCGCGGCGTTGGGGCGCGACGGCTGCCCGCTGCCCCGCTCACCATGGGAGTTCCGCTGA
- a CDS encoding hemolysin family protein: MIFLQLFASLLLLLGNAYFVGAEFAVISVRRSQVEPLAEAGDRRARQVLHALSNVSALLAAAQLGITVCSLLLGALAEPTIAHLLEGPFQAVGIPAGLVHPASYALALALVVFLHMVIGEMVPKNVALAAPERAVLLLGPPLVRLARLLAPAIRFLNAFANRLLRLFKVESKDEVESVFTAEQLLWILAESRAAGLLAAAEQERLEDALELGHRPVREVLLPFDQLVTVDPAVTARGLEQRALATGFSRFPVVDADREILGYLHLKDVLEMEDPDAPVPVRLWRPVTVVGDHLPLDDALTAMRRAAAHVAAVTDARGQVLGLVTLEDVLEELVGEMHDPDHRHVTA, translated from the coding sequence GTGATCTTCCTCCAGCTCTTCGCCTCGCTGCTGCTGCTGCTCGGCAACGCCTACTTCGTCGGCGCCGAGTTCGCGGTGATCTCGGTGCGCCGCAGCCAGGTCGAGCCGCTCGCCGAGGCCGGTGACCGGCGGGCCCGGCAGGTGCTGCACGCGCTGTCCAATGTCTCGGCCCTGCTGGCCGCCGCCCAACTGGGCATCACGGTCTGCTCGCTGCTGCTCGGCGCGCTCGCCGAGCCGACCATCGCCCACCTGCTGGAGGGGCCGTTCCAGGCCGTCGGCATCCCGGCGGGCCTGGTCCACCCGGCCTCCTACGCGCTGGCGCTTGCCCTGGTGGTCTTCCTGCACATGGTGATCGGCGAGATGGTGCCGAAGAACGTGGCACTCGCCGCGCCGGAGCGGGCCGTGCTGCTGCTCGGCCCGCCGCTGGTGCGGCTGGCCCGGCTGCTGGCGCCGGCGATCCGCTTCCTGAACGCCTTCGCCAACCGGCTGCTGCGGCTCTTCAAGGTCGAGTCGAAGGACGAGGTGGAGTCGGTCTTCACCGCTGAGCAACTGCTCTGGATCCTCGCCGAGTCACGGGCCGCCGGGCTGCTCGCGGCCGCCGAGCAGGAGCGGCTGGAGGACGCCCTGGAGCTGGGCCACCGCCCGGTCCGCGAGGTGCTGCTGCCGTTCGACCAGTTGGTGACCGTCGACCCGGCGGTCACCGCCCGCGGGCTGGAGCAGCGGGCGCTGGCCACCGGCTTCTCCCGCTTCCCGGTGGTCGACGCGGACCGGGAGATCCTCGGCTACCTGCACCTCAAGGACGTCCTGGAGATGGAAGACCCGGACGCCCCGGTCCCGGTCCGGCTCTGGCGCCCGGTCACCGTGGTCGGCGACCACCTCCCGCTGGACGACGCTCTCACCGCGATGCGCCGGGCCGCCGCCCACGTGGCGGCGGTGACCGATGCGCGGGGGCAGGTGCTGGGGCTGGTCACGCTGGAGGACGTGCTGGAGGAGCTGGTGGGGGAGATGCACGACCCGGACCACCGGCATGTGACGGCCTGA
- a CDS encoding phosphoribosyl-ATP diphosphatase, which produces MASKTFEELFVELQQKAATGDPASSRTAQLVEQGVHAIGKKVVEEAAEVWMAAEFQTKEQTAEEISQLLYHLQVMMVARGLTLDDVYAYL; this is translated from the coding sequence ATGGCTTCCAAGACATTCGAGGAGCTCTTCGTCGAGCTCCAGCAGAAGGCCGCCACTGGCGACCCCGCGTCCTCCCGTACCGCCCAGCTCGTCGAGCAGGGGGTCCATGCCATCGGCAAGAAGGTGGTCGAGGAAGCGGCCGAGGTCTGGATGGCCGCGGAGTTCCAGACCAAGGAGCAGACCGCCGAGGAGATCTCGCAGCTGCTGTACCACCTTCAGGTGATGATGGTCGCCCGCGGCCTGACGCTCGACGACGTCTACGCCTACCTCTGA
- a CDS encoding PH domain-containing protein, protein MSAAATELPALPLSWAPRRNRLVLLPASAVLIVVFVGMALLLPASWQLNDRIMLTLLGLVFSGVGLMLARPRVDADADGVTVVNFVRTRRLHWAEIVRVNLRQGDPWVTLDLTDGTSLAAVGIQPGGGHEQAVRAARGLRDLAEAHGVTGEPATTA, encoded by the coding sequence ATGTCTGCCGCCGCCACCGAACTGCCCGCCCTGCCGCTCAGCTGGGCGCCGCGCCGCAACCGCCTGGTGCTGCTGCCGGCCAGTGCGGTGCTGATCGTGGTCTTCGTCGGCATGGCGCTGCTGCTCCCGGCGAGCTGGCAGCTGAACGACCGGATCATGCTCACTCTGCTGGGCCTGGTCTTCTCCGGGGTGGGCCTGATGCTGGCCCGCCCCCGGGTGGACGCGGACGCGGACGGGGTGACCGTGGTCAACTTCGTCCGCACCCGCCGCCTGCACTGGGCCGAGATCGTCCGGGTGAACCTGCGCCAGGGCGACCCCTGGGTGACCCTCGACCTCACCGACGGGACCTCGCTGGCCGCCGTCGGCATCCAGCCCGGTGGCGGGCACGAGCAGGCGGTCCGGGCCGCCCGGGGGCTGCGCGACCTGGCCGAGGCGCACGGTGTCACCGGCGAGCCGGCCACCACGGCCTGA
- a CDS encoding hemolysin family protein, with protein MTTAWLLLLAAFLLILANGLFVAAEFSFVTVDRGSVERAAQAGDRRAVGLRKALHRLSFELSGAQLGITITSLVVGMLAEPALTTLLGPVFSGLGVPSGTATGLAVVVGLLVATVLQMVIGELVPKNWAISRPLQVARAVAAPQRLFSIVCRPLIAVLNGCANRLVRAFGMEPMEQLGHARTPGELAFLARHSARAGAIEEDAALLFVRTLNLAELTAESVMTPRVDVAALQHDATAADVVNLTRATGFSRFPVYLDSLDEVTGTITLKDALAVPAERRAEVRIAELAGPPLLVPETLPAERLLEQLRRRQPMAIVIDEYGGTAGVVTLEDIVEELVGEVRDEHDPGSAPELLAVPPVAGAPAWLADGRARIDQLAGIGLNAPHGPYETLAGLLADLLGRIPAPGDQVSLPGWELTVQAVDRHRTTRVRLLRLPEAGKDRL; from the coding sequence GTGACCACCGCCTGGCTCCTGCTGCTCGCGGCCTTCCTGCTGATCCTCGCCAACGGCCTCTTCGTCGCCGCCGAGTTCTCCTTCGTGACCGTGGACCGCGGCTCGGTGGAGCGGGCCGCGCAGGCCGGCGACCGGCGCGCGGTGGGTCTGCGCAAGGCGCTGCACCGCCTCTCCTTCGAACTCTCCGGCGCCCAGCTCGGCATCACCATCACCTCGCTGGTGGTCGGCATGCTCGCCGAGCCGGCCCTCACCACGCTGCTCGGCCCGGTGTTCAGCGGGCTCGGCGTGCCCTCCGGTACCGCCACCGGGCTGGCCGTGGTGGTGGGCCTGCTGGTCGCCACCGTGCTGCAGATGGTGATCGGCGAGCTGGTCCCGAAGAACTGGGCGATCTCCCGCCCGCTGCAGGTGGCCCGTGCGGTCGCCGCGCCGCAGCGCCTCTTCTCGATCGTCTGCCGGCCGCTGATCGCGGTGCTCAACGGCTGCGCCAACCGCCTGGTGCGAGCGTTCGGGATGGAGCCGATGGAGCAGCTGGGGCACGCCCGCACCCCCGGCGAGCTGGCCTTCCTGGCCCGGCACTCGGCCAGGGCGGGCGCGATAGAGGAGGACGCCGCACTGCTCTTCGTGCGCACCCTGAACCTGGCCGAGCTGACCGCCGAGAGCGTGATGACGCCCCGGGTCGACGTCGCCGCGCTGCAGCACGACGCCACCGCCGCCGACGTGGTCAACCTCACCCGGGCCACCGGCTTCTCCCGGTTCCCGGTCTACCTGGACAGCCTGGACGAGGTCACCGGGACGATCACCCTCAAGGACGCCCTCGCGGTGCCGGCCGAGCGCCGCGCCGAGGTGCGGATCGCCGAACTGGCCGGCCCACCGCTGCTGGTGCCCGAGACGCTGCCGGCCGAGCGGCTGCTCGAACAGCTGCGCCGCCGCCAGCCGATGGCGATCGTGATCGACGAGTACGGCGGCACGGCGGGCGTGGTCACCCTGGAGGACATCGTCGAGGAGCTCGTCGGCGAGGTGCGCGACGAACACGACCCGGGCAGCGCCCCCGAGTTGCTCGCCGTCCCGCCGGTGGCCGGAGCGCCGGCCTGGCTGGCGGACGGCCGGGCCAGGATCGACCAGCTGGCCGGGATCGGGCTGAACGCCCCGCACGGCCCGTACGAGACGCTGGCCGGGCTGCTGGCCGACCTGCTGGGCCGGATCCCGGCCCCCGGCGACCAGGTCTCGCTGCCCGGCTGGGAGTTGACCGTGCAGGCGGTGGACCGCCACCGCACCACCCGGGTGCGGCTGCTGCGCCTGCCCGAGGCGGGGAAGGACCGGCTGTGA
- the hisG gene encoding ATP phosphoribosyltransferase: protein MLRIALPNKGSLSGPAAEMLHEAGYRQRKDPKELVLVDPENQVEFFFLRPRDIAVYVGSGRLDVGITGRDLLLDSAAGAEEVLALGFSGSTFRFAGPAGSPKDVHGLQGLRIATSYTGLVEQHLAEHGVSATVTKLDGAVETAVQLGVADVIADVVETGTSLRNAGLEVFGDPILISDAVVIRPKGAGEDSRVEQFMRRLQGVLVARRYVLMDYDIRAEKVGEAVALTPGLESPTVSPLHTEGWVAVRSMVLRKEAQRIMDDLWGIGARGVLVTNIHACRL from the coding sequence ATGCTGCGCATCGCCCTCCCCAACAAGGGTTCGCTCTCGGGTCCCGCGGCGGAGATGCTCCATGAGGCCGGGTACCGCCAGCGCAAGGACCCCAAGGAACTGGTGCTGGTCGACCCCGAGAACCAGGTGGAGTTCTTCTTCCTGCGTCCGCGTGACATCGCGGTCTACGTCGGCTCCGGCCGGCTGGACGTCGGCATCACCGGCCGCGACCTGCTGCTGGACTCCGCCGCGGGCGCCGAGGAGGTCCTCGCGCTCGGCTTCAGCGGCTCGACCTTCCGGTTCGCCGGTCCGGCCGGCTCGCCCAAGGACGTGCACGGCCTGCAGGGCCTGCGGATCGCCACCTCCTACACCGGCCTGGTCGAGCAGCACCTGGCCGAGCACGGTGTCAGCGCGACCGTGACCAAGCTGGACGGCGCGGTGGAGACCGCGGTCCAGCTGGGTGTGGCCGACGTGATCGCCGACGTGGTCGAGACCGGCACCAGCCTGCGCAACGCCGGCCTGGAGGTGTTCGGCGACCCGATCCTGATCTCGGACGCCGTGGTGATCCGGCCCAAGGGCGCCGGCGAGGACTCCCGGGTCGAGCAGTTCATGCGCCGGCTGCAGGGTGTCCTGGTGGCCCGCCGCTACGTGCTGATGGACTACGACATCCGGGCCGAGAAGGTCGGCGAGGCGGTCGCGCTGACCCCGGGCCTGGAGTCGCCCACCGTCTCCCCGCTGCACACCGAGGGCTGGGTGGCGGTCCGCTCGATGGTGCTCCGCAAGGAGGCCCAGCGGATCATGGACGACCTGTGGGGCATCGGCGCCCGCGGCGTCCTGGTGACCAACATCCACGCCTGCCGCCTCTGA
- a CDS encoding riboflavin synthase: protein MFTGIIEELGEVVSIEEFGDSSRIRLRGPLVSADARHGDSIAVNGVCLTVVDTPEELAAGTGEFSADVMAETLNRSSLGALGPGSRVNLERAMALGARLGGHLVQGHVDATGTLLGRAPGEVDEDGLPRWEVLRFSLPQSISRYLVDKGSITVDGISLTVVEAAADTFTVSLIPATLALTTLGGKAVGEPVNLEVDVLAKYVERLLGAGTVPNTAAFAALGTAPVGTAPVITEDAS, encoded by the coding sequence GTGTTCACCGGCATCATCGAAGAGCTGGGCGAGGTCGTCTCCATCGAGGAGTTCGGCGACTCCTCGCGGATCCGCCTGCGCGGTCCACTGGTCAGTGCCGACGCCCGGCACGGCGATTCCATCGCGGTCAACGGCGTCTGCCTGACCGTGGTCGACACTCCCGAGGAACTGGCCGCCGGTACCGGTGAGTTCAGTGCCGACGTGATGGCCGAGACGCTCAACCGATCCAGCCTGGGCGCCCTGGGTCCCGGTTCGCGGGTCAACCTGGAGCGCGCGATGGCGCTCGGCGCCCGGCTCGGCGGCCACCTGGTGCAGGGGCACGTGGATGCCACCGGCACCCTGCTCGGCCGGGCGCCGGGCGAGGTGGACGAGGACGGGCTGCCGCGCTGGGAGGTGCTGCGCTTCTCGCTGCCGCAGAGCATCTCGCGCTACCTGGTCGACAAGGGTTCGATCACCGTCGACGGCATCAGCCTCACCGTGGTCGAGGCGGCTGCCGACACCTTCACGGTCAGCCTGATCCCAGCCACCCTCGCGCTCACCACGCTGGGCGGCAAGGCGGTCGGCGAGCCGGTCAACCTCGAGGTGGACGTGCTGGCCAAGTACGTCGAGCGGCTGCTCGGCGCCGGCACCGTCCCCAACACCGCCGCCTTCGCCGCGCTCGGCACCGCTCCGGTCGGCACCGCTCCGGTCATCACCGAGGACGCCTCGTGA